One Romboutsia sp. 13368 genomic window carries:
- a CDS encoding type I restriction enzyme subunit R domain-containing protein, translated as DSNLPNIFEKNDFKLLIVADKYQTGFDQXKXCAMYVDKKLDGVKTVQTLSRLNRTYPNKQTFVLDFQNSVEDIQDAYKPYFEMTXNVYTRS; from the coding sequence CTGATTCAAATTTACCAAATATATTTGAAAAGAATGATTTTAAGTTACTTATAGTTGCAGATAAATATCAAACAGGATTTGACCAAYYRAAGYTWTGTGCTATGTATGTTGATAAAAAGTTAGATGGTGTAAAGACAGTTCAGACTTTATCAAGACTTAATAGAACTTATCCTAATAAACAAACATTTGTATTAGATTTCCAAAATAGTGTGGAAGATATACAAGATGCATATAAGCCATATTTTGAAATGACTARYAATGTATATACAAGAAGTTGA
- a CDS encoding glycine--tRNA ligase subunit alpha, with the protein MYIQEVDSVYDLKWNDEITYGDIMMMK; encoded by the coding sequence ATGTATATACAAGAAGTTGATAGTGTTTATGATTTAAAATGGAATGATGAAATAACTTATGGAGATATAATGATGATGAAATAA
- a CDS encoding JAB domain-containing protein translates to MCFHNHPSGNTDFSKEDEVITNRLHKC, encoded by the coding sequence ATATGCTTTCACAATCACCCATCAGGTAATACTGACTTTAGTAAGGAAGATGAAGTTATAACTAATAGGCTACATAAGTGTG